A genomic stretch from Bos javanicus breed banteng chromosome 29, ARS-OSU_banteng_1.0, whole genome shotgun sequence includes:
- the LOC133241857 gene encoding pregnancy-associated glycoprotein 1-like, which yields MKWVVLLGLVAFSECIVKIPLRRVKTMRKTLSGKNMLNNFLKEHGNRLSKISFRGSNLTTLPLRNIEDLMYVGNITIGTPPQEFQVVFDTGSSDFWVPSDFCTSPDCITHVRFRQHQSSTFRPTNKTFSITYGSGRMRGVVVHDTVRIGDLVSTDQPFGLSVSEYGFKGRAYDGILGLNYPDESFSEAIPIFDKLKNEGAISEPIFAFYLSKKKREGSVVMFGGVDHRYYKGELNWVPLIEEGDWSVRMDGISMKTKVVACSDGCEAVVDTGTSLIKGPRKLVNKIQKLIGATPRGSKHYVYCSVANTLPSIIFTINGINYPVPARAYILKDSRGRCYTAFKKQRFSSSTETWLLGDAFLRVYFSVFDRGNGRIGLAQAV from the exons ATGAAGTGGGTTGTGCTCCTTGGGCTGGTGGCCTTCTCAGAGTGCATAGTCAA AATACCTCTAAGGCGAGTGAAGACCATGAGAAAAACCCTCAGTGGTAAAAACATGCTGAACAATTTCTTGAAGGAGCATGGTAACAGATTGTCCAAGATTTCTTTTCGTGGCTCAAATCTAACTACTCTCCCGCTGAGAAACATCGAGGAT TTAATGTACGTGGGTAACATCACCATTGGAACACCCCCACAGGAATTCCAGGTTGTCTTTGACACAGGCTCATCTGACTTTTGGGTGCCCTCCGACTTTTGCACTAGTCCAGACTGTA TTACACACGTTAGATTCAGACAACATCAGTCTTCCACCTTCCGGCCTACCAATAAGACCTTCAGCATCACCTATGGATCTGGGAGAATGAGAGGAGTTGTTGTTCATGACACAGTTCGG ATTGGGGACCTTGTAAGTACTGACCAGCCGTTCGGTCTAAGCGTGTCAGAATACGGGTTTAAGGGCAGAGCTTATGATGGCATCCTGGGCTTGAATTACCCCGACGAATCCTTCTCTGAAGCCATCCCCATCTTTGACAAGCTAAAGAATGAAGGTGCCATTTCTGAGCCTATTTTTGCCTTCTACTTGAGCAA AAAAAAGCGGGAGGGCAGTGTGGTGATGTTTGGTGGGGTGGACCACCGCTACTACAAGGGAGAGCTCAACTGGGTACCATTGATCGAAGAGGGTGACTGGAGTGTACGCATGGACGG CATCTCCATGAAAACAAAGGTAGTTGCTTGTTCTGACGGCTGCGAGGCTGTTGTTGACACTGGGACATCACTGATAAAAGGCCCAAGAAAACTGGTCAATAAAATACAGAAGCTCATTGGTGCCACGCCACGGGGTTCCAAG CACTACGTTTATTGTTCTGTGGCCAATACCCTGCCCTCTATTATCTTCACCATCAATGGCATCAACTACCCAGTGCCAGCTCGAGCCTACATTCTCAAG GATTCTAGAGGCCGCTGCTATACCGCCTTTAAAAAGCAACGATTCAGTTCATCTACAGAGACCTGGCTCCTGGGTGACGCCTTCCTGAGGGTGTATTTCTCGGTCTTTGATCGAGGAAATGGCAGGATTGGCCTGGCACAGGCAGTGTAA